GGAAGCACACGGCGCCTCCCTCGCAATGGCTCGACGCCGGATCGCCCGGTGGGGCAGAGCTGCGGGCACGCTCACATCGATCGACATGACTGCCCGGGACCCGGCGACCTACCACCCACTCGGAGGTGCGGTGATCGGAAAGGTGTGCGATGCGTACGGCCGGGTGATGGACCAACCCGGGCTCTACGTGAACGACGGTGCGCTCATCCCCGGATCGACCGCCTGTGCGAATCCGTCGCTCACCATCGCAGCGCTGGCGGAGCGCAACGCCGCCCACATCGTGGCCAACGACGTGGATGTGCTCTTCTGAGCCTCCACGAGCTGTAACCGGTGGCTGGGTGGTGCGCGAGGAGGGACTTGAACCCTCACGTCCTTGCGGACACAGGAACCTGAATCCTGCGCGTCTGCCAATTCCGCCACTCGCGCGAGTGGAGAGCCGAGGTTAGCGCGGGCCCTCTACGGCGCCCCAACCGCCTTGCGGTGCGACGGCGGGCTGCAGGCGGCCCACAGCTAACGTGTTCGTATGGGCATCCGTGGATTCGAGAACCGACTCGAACGCGCCGTCGAAGGCACCGTTTCGCGGATCTTCCGAGGCGGGCTGAAGCCGGTGGAGTTCGGCCGGAAGCTGGTCCGCGAGATGGACGGTCACCGGTCGGTTTCGGTCAGCGGTGCCACGATCGTGCCCAACGCCTACCGCTTCGGTGTGGCCGAGCAGGACCTCGAGCAGTTCGCCGACATCCAGCAAACCCTTGTTCGCGAGCTGGCCGACGCCGCCAGGGAACATGCCCGCGACGAGGGATATGGGTTCGTGGGCCCGGTCGAGGTCGCCATCGACGCCGACTCCACCGTGCGCAGCGGCGTACTCACCGTCGAGGGCCGGTTCGTCGAGGGCGAGGGCGCCACCCCGCCGGGTTCGCTGCTCCTGTCCACCGGCGACCGGGTCCCACTGGGCGAGTACGCAGTCACGATCGGCCGTCACCACGACTCGGTGATCGTGCTGGCCGACCCCAACGTGAGCCGCAACCACGCCGAGATCGCACCGTCGGGAGACGGCTTCGTGGTCACCGACCTGGGCTCCACCAACGGCACGCGGGTCAACGGAACGAAGATCGTCGGCCCGCACCAGCTCGTCGATGGAGACGAGGTGCGTTTCGGCAACACGGCCATGCACTTCGAGGCGTCGTAGGGTCTCGCGATGCCCGAGCAGCTGCTCACGGTCCTCAAGATCTGTCTCCTGGTCCTGTTGTACCTGTTCTTCCTCCGCGTGCTGCGCGCCGTGTGGGCAGAGGTGAGTCCGCCGAAGGTCGCGGCCGAGGTTCCCCAGCAGGCTGCGGTGCAACCGAAGCCGCTCGCCAGATCGCCCCGCGCGTCGCGCAAGTCGGTGGTGCCCACGAAGTTGGCCGTGATCGAGCCGGCGGACCGGGCTGGCACTGAGTTCCCGATCGGTCCCGAGACCACCATCGGTCGGTCGTCCGGTTGCACGATCCAGTTCGACGAGCAGTACGTGTCGCAGGTGCACACACGTGTGTTCCAGCGCGAGGGCCAGGTGTTCGCCGAAGACCTGGGCTCCACCAACGGCACGTGGGTCAACGGTGTGCGCGCCGTGGGCCAGATGCCGGCACGCCTGGGTGACCGCATCCAGATCGGCAACGTGATCCTGGAGCTGCGTTGATACGCCTCGACATCGGCTCGGCGTCGCTTGTCGGCCAGGTGCGCGCCGCCAACGAGGACTCGCTCCTCGCTGCCGACGGCCTGGCGGTCGTGGCCGACGGCATGGGCGGGCACCGGGGCGGAGCAGTGGCATCGGCGGACGCGGTCGGAGCTCTCGCCGAGGTGGAGGGCAGCCGGTCACTCGATGACCTGGTGCGCACCGTTCACTGGGCCAACCGCCAGATCTCCGAACGGGCTGACGTAGACCCGGAGCTGAGGGGGATGGGCACCACGGTATGCGTGGTCGGGCTCATCCGCCGCGACGATGCTGATGAGGTGGCTGTGCTCAACGTGGGCGACAGCCGGGTGTACCTGCTGGCTGCCGGCGAGATGAACCAGCTGACCGAAGACCACTCGTTGGTCGAGTCGCTGGTGCGTGAAGGCCAGATCACCGAGCAGGAGGCCCTTACCCATCCGCAGCGCAACGTTCTTACCCGGGCACTCGGGGTGGAACCCCTGGTGACCGTGGACGCCTGGCTGCTGTCGCCCCGAGACGGCGACCGACTGCTGCTCTGCAGCGACGGACTCACCAACGAGCTCGACGACGAGCGCATCGCCGAGCTTCTCGCGGAGGGCGAGCCGGCAGATGTGACCGCCCGCCGCCTCGCGGCCGAGGCCGACGCAGCCGGTGGGCGAGACAACACCACTGCCGTGGTGGTGGACGTGGTTGGCAGCGGCGCCGATGCTGCCGCCCTCGGCGACCGGTTCCGCAAGATCACCACGCCGGCAGTCGACCTGTCCGAAGAGGATCTCGGACCTCATACCGAAACAGTGATGGCCGTGATCGCATCGCCGGATGCGCAGGCCGACTCGGACCCGCAGACTGATCCGCCCCCGGAGGAGCTGCAGGGCGACGAGGGCATTGCGGCGTTGGCCACCGGCGAGTCCGAGGAGCTGATCGCTGCGCAGGCTGCCGCCGATGCGGCTGCAAGCCGGGCGGCACGCTGGCGTACAGCGGCGTTCGTGGTGGCGATCTTCGGGGTGATCGCGCTGGCCGTCGGTGCGATCTTCTTCACGGCCGGTCGCGGTTGGTACGTGGGCGAGGACGACGACGGCTACGTGGCGCTCTACCGGGGCACGCCCGTGCTGTGGTTGCAGCCCGAGTACGTGAAGAGCTCCGACAAGCTCGTGGCCGACCTCACCCCGGCCGCACAGAGCAAGGTGGAAGAAGGACTCACGTTCAGCGACGAGGCCGATGCAATCGCGCGAATCGACAGCCTCACGGTCACCACGACCACGACGACCACGACCACGACGACCACGACCACGACCACCACGACCACCACGGTGCCCGTCATGGCACCGGCCGGCGCCCCAGCGCCGCCGGCGACTGGCGGAGGGTAGTGACAGCCCCCACCGCAAAGGCCCCCGACGTGGTCGTCGACGCGCTCGCGAAGAGGCGTCGCACCACCGAGTTGGGCCTCCTGCTGCTGGCGTTCATGGTGGTCGGTGGTCTCTACGCGCTGGCGAGCCTGGGTCGCAACGCGTCGCTACCCGCCGACGTGGGCCCGTTCCTCGCGGGCGTGCTTCTGCTGGTGGTTATCGCCCACATCGTGACCCGCAAGGTGGCCCCTGCCGCCGACGCACTGCTGTTGCCGATCGCGGCGTTGCTCAACGGCATCGGCTACGTGTTCATCGCCCGCCTCGACAAGGACCTCGCCGCCCTGCAGGCCACGTGGACCTTCGTGGGCATCACCGGATTCGTCCTCACCCTCGTGCTGGTGCGCGACATCAAGGTGTTGCAGCGATACCGGTACACGTTCGGGCTCGTGGGCCTGCTGCTTCTGATGCTCCCGCTGCTGCCCGGCATCGGACGCAACATCAACGGCGCGCGCATCTGGGTCGAGATCGGCCCGGTCAGCTTCCAGCCCGGAGAGTTCGCCAAGATTGCGCTGGCCATCTTCTTTGCCGGCTACCTGATGGAGAAACGCGAGTTGCTCGGCGTCGCCACGTTCAGGCTCGGCCCGGTCAACATCCCCGACCCGCGGCACTTCTTTCCCATCCTCGGAGCGTGGGGCGTGGCCCTCGTGGTGATGATCTTCGAGCGCGACCTCGGATCTGCGCTGCTGTTCTTCGTGTTGTTCGTGGTGATGCTCTGGGTGGCGACCGGCCGGGTCAGCTACCTCGTCGCCGGCGGGGGCCTGTTCGCAATCGGCGCGTGGCTCAGCTGGTCGCGGTTCGACCACGTGAAGACGCGTGTCGACATATGGCTCGACCCGTGGGCCGACCCCTCCGGGTCCGGCTACCAGATCGTGCAGGCCGCCTACGCGCTCGCGTGGGGTGGCACCACCGGAACGGGCCCAGGCCTCGGCATCGCGGGTCGCATCCCGTTCGAGGAGACCGATTTCATCTTCGCGATCATCGCGGAGGAACTGGGCGTGCTCGGCTCCACAGCGATCCTGTGCGCGTTCCTGCTGTTGGCCGGCAGCGGTCTACGCATCGCACGCAGGTGCAGTGACGGGTTCATGGCCCTGCTGGCGGTCGGCCTCACGACCCTGATCGCGGTGCAGGCTTTCATCATCATCGCCGGTGTGATCCGCCTGCTGCCGCTCACCGGCATCACGCTGCCGTTCGTCTCCTACGGCGGTTCCTCCCTCGTGGCCAACTATGTGTTGTTGGCGCTGCTCATGCGCATCTCCGACCAGGCATCGCGGCGGATAGCGCAGCCGGCGGTGGCGCAGTGAAGGCGACCCAACCCGAGGGCGACCGGTGAACCGCCAGATCCGTCGGCTCGGAATAGCGTTCGTGGTGCTCTACCTGGCGCTGTTCCTGAAGCTCAACCAGGTGCAGGTGTTCCAGGCCACGGCACTCAACGACCGCCCGGAGAACACCCGGGTGCTCCAGCGCGACTTCAACGAGCCGCGGGGCGACATAATCTCCGCCGACGGCGCAGTACTCGCCACCTCCGAGGAGCGCCGCGCAGCTTTGCGGTTCCAGCGGGTGTACCCCGACGGGGAACTGTTCGCGCATGTCACCGGCTACTACTCGTTCTCCCTCGGAGCCAGTGGTGTGGAGCGCCAGTACAACGACGAGCTGGCCGGCCGTACCGCAGCGCTCGAATTCAAGCAGTTCAGCGACTTCTTCAGCGCCGAGTCGTCCGAGGGCGACGTGCTGTTGACCGTCCGCAAGGACCTCCAGACCGTTGCCCGCGACGCACTCGCCGGCCAGCGGGGCTCGGTCGTCGCAATCGACCCCCGCGACGGAGCGATCCTCGCCATGTACTCCAACCCGAGCTATGACCCGAACCTGATATCGGACAACGAGACACAGCGCGCCGCGGACGTGAAGGGCCTCTACGACATCGCTGAGGGCAAGCCACTGCTCGCCCACACCTACCAGGAGCGCTACTTCCCGGGATCCACCTACAAAGTGCTGACCGCCGGCGCCGGACTCGCGACCGGCACCGTCACGGTGGACTCACCCGACTACGAAGTCGTCACCGAGTACACGCCGCCGCTCACCAGGCGGCCTATCCGCAACTTCGGCGGACAGCCCTGTGGCGGCACACTGCTCACGATCATGGCCCGCTCGTGCAACACGTCGTTCGCCCAGATGGGTGTCGAGCAGGTCGGGGCGACGCCGATGATCGAGCAGGCCGAGGCAGCGGGGTTCAACGCCGAGGTGCCCATCGACATGCCCAACCCCGCGGAGTCGTTCTACCCGACCGACTTCGGCGACATCGTGTCGAGGCCCGATGGACTAGCCCCCGTCAACGAAGACGCCCCGAAGCTCGCCCAGACGGCGATCGGCCAGAACGACGTGGCGGCCACACCGCTGCAGATGGCGATGGTGGCCGGTGCGGTCGCCAACCGGGGCGAGGTGATGGTGCCGCACGTGATGTCGACCGTGCGCGCACGCGACGGCTCGGTGGTGTCGACGTACGAGCCGGCCACCTGGCGTCGGGCCTTCACCGATGGCAACGCCGCCACGCTCTCGGAGGCAATGATCGGAGTGGTGCAGGGCGGCACTGCCAGGGTGCTGCAGATTCCCGGTGCGGATGTGGGTGCCAAGACCGGCACAGCCCAGCTCGGTACCGACCCCGCCACTTCACACGCCTGGATGATCGCCTTCGCGGGTCCGGAGGGCCAGGACCCGACTGTGGCGGTGGCCGTGGTGGTCAACAACGTGAGTGGCGCCAGCAACCAGACCGGTGGCCGTGTCGCGGGGCCGATCGCCCGTGACGTGCTGGCAAACGCCCTGCTGGTGAGGTGAATGCTGTGTATGCGCGAAGCATTCAGCGGCCGTGGTCTGCGGGCGGCGCCATTGCGGGCTCTACTGTGGGGTTC
This portion of the Actinomycetes bacterium genome encodes:
- a CDS encoding DUF3662 domain-containing protein, whose translation is MGIRGFENRLERAVEGTVSRIFRGGLKPVEFGRKLVREMDGHRSVSVSGATIVPNAYRFGVAEQDLEQFADIQQTLVRELADAAREHARDEGYGFVGPVEVAIDADSTVRSGVLTVEGRFVEGEGATPPGSLLLSTGDRVPLGEYAVTIGRHHDSVIVLADPNVSRNHAEIAPSGDGFVVTDLGSTNGTRVNGTKIVGPHQLVDGDEVRFGNTAMHFEAS
- a CDS encoding FHA domain-containing protein, with translation MPEQLLTVLKICLLVLLYLFFLRVLRAVWAEVSPPKVAAEVPQQAAVQPKPLARSPRASRKSVVPTKLAVIEPADRAGTEFPIGPETTIGRSSGCTIQFDEQYVSQVHTRVFQREGQVFAEDLGSTNGTWVNGVRAVGQMPARLGDRIQIGNVILELR
- a CDS encoding serine/threonine-protein phosphatase; protein product: MIRLDIGSASLVGQVRAANEDSLLAADGLAVVADGMGGHRGGAVASADAVGALAEVEGSRSLDDLVRTVHWANRQISERADVDPELRGMGTTVCVVGLIRRDDADEVAVLNVGDSRVYLLAAGEMNQLTEDHSLVESLVREGQITEQEALTHPQRNVLTRALGVEPLVTVDAWLLSPRDGDRLLLCSDGLTNELDDERIAELLAEGEPADVTARRLAAEADAAGGRDNTTAVVVDVVGSGADAAALGDRFRKITTPAVDLSEEDLGPHTETVMAVIASPDAQADSDPQTDPPPEELQGDEGIAALATGESEELIAAQAAADAAASRAARWRTAAFVVAIFGVIALAVGAIFFTAGRGWYVGEDDDGYVALYRGTPVLWLQPEYVKSSDKLVADLTPAAQSKVEEGLTFSDEADAIARIDSLTVTTTTTTTTTTTTTTTTTTTTVPVMAPAGAPAPPATGGG
- a CDS encoding FtsW/RodA/SpoVE family cell cycle protein; the encoded protein is MVVGGLYALASLGRNASLPADVGPFLAGVLLLVVIAHIVTRKVAPAADALLLPIAALLNGIGYVFIARLDKDLAALQATWTFVGITGFVLTLVLVRDIKVLQRYRYTFGLVGLLLLMLPLLPGIGRNINGARIWVEIGPVSFQPGEFAKIALAIFFAGYLMEKRELLGVATFRLGPVNIPDPRHFFPILGAWGVALVVMIFERDLGSALLFFVLFVVMLWVATGRVSYLVAGGGLFAIGAWLSWSRFDHVKTRVDIWLDPWADPSGSGYQIVQAAYALAWGGTTGTGPGLGIAGRIPFEETDFIFAIIAEELGVLGSTAILCAFLLLAGSGLRIARRCSDGFMALLAVGLTTLIAVQAFIIIAGVIRLLPLTGITLPFVSYGGSSLVANYVLLALLMRISDQASRRIAQPAVAQ
- a CDS encoding penicillin-binding protein 2, which translates into the protein MNRQIRRLGIAFVVLYLALFLKLNQVQVFQATALNDRPENTRVLQRDFNEPRGDIISADGAVLATSEERRAALRFQRVYPDGELFAHVTGYYSFSLGASGVERQYNDELAGRTAALEFKQFSDFFSAESSEGDVLLTVRKDLQTVARDALAGQRGSVVAIDPRDGAILAMYSNPSYDPNLISDNETQRAADVKGLYDIAEGKPLLAHTYQERYFPGSTYKVLTAGAGLATGTVTVDSPDYEVVTEYTPPLTRRPIRNFGGQPCGGTLLTIMARSCNTSFAQMGVEQVGATPMIEQAEAAGFNAEVPIDMPNPAESFYPTDFGDIVSRPDGLAPVNEDAPKLAQTAIGQNDVAATPLQMAMVAGAVANRGEVMVPHVMSTVRARDGSVVSTYEPATWRRAFTDGNAATLSEAMIGVVQGGTARVLQIPGADVGAKTGTAQLGTDPATSHAWMIAFAGPEGQDPTVAVAVVVNNVSGASNQTGGRVAGPIARDVLANALLVR